DNA sequence from the Desulfobulbaceae bacterium genome:
GGTGGCATTGGGGTTATTGGTGGTTCAGCAATTCCTGTTGCCGAGCTTCAGGCCGATATTCGAAAAGCGAAAAAAGCAACGAAAGGGATAATTGCCGTTAATATCATGTATGCCATGAAAGATTTTCATGAACTGGTCATGGGATCCATCGAGGCAGGTGTCGACATAATTGTTACCGGGGCGGGTTTTTCCAGAGACATTTTTAAGATTGGTCGGGAGCACAATGTTCCAATCGTTTCAATTGTTTCTTCACCGTCTTTTGCAAAACTTGCTGAGCGATTAGGTGCTGCAGCTATCATTGTCGAAGGAAAAGAGGCTGGTGGTCACCTGGGAACCGATAAATCGTTAAGGACTATCTTCCCCGATATTCGTGCGGTTGTTAAAAACATTCCGCTGATTGCAGCCGGTGGTATTTCTGATGGCTATGAAATGGCCGAAATGATGGATACGTACGGTGCGGACGGCGTTCAGATAGCGACTCGCTTTGTTATGACTAAGGAGTGCGATGTTTCCCCTGAGTTTAAACAGGCGTTTGTTAATGCCGGTAAGGATGACGTTGGCTTGATGCACTCTCCCGTTGGTATGCCTGGCCGTGCCATTCGCAATAAGTTTATTGAGAGGTTGAGTGCCGGGGATAAATCACTGCGTCCCGAGGAGTGTCAGTTTAAATGCCTGCGTAAGTGCGATTATGTCTACTGCATCAATGATCGCCTGACTCGCTCGGCCATTGGTGGAGATGTTGATGGCGGCTTGATTTTTTCAGGCGAGAAAGTATATAAGTTTAATGAGATCATTTCCGTTCAGGAAGTATTTGATCAGTTTGTCTCTCAAGCTGAATCTGTCTACAAAGAGTCCATTTGACCTTTTTCAAGGTTTCATTGTCATAGATAAGGAATGCCACTCAACTCATCCATAGATAGCGCGGAACTAGTACGGAAACCGCTTATTATACCTCGCAGTGAGCATACGATTTCCCGAAAACAGATAGACCGAGAAGCGTTGAAGGTTCTCTATCGTTTGCGTGATGAGGGCTATATAGCCTATCTGGTGGGTGGTGGTGTGCGTGATATTCTGCTTGGCAAAGTACCAAAAGATTTTGACATAAGTACAAACGCCAAGCCTGCCCAGATCCGCAAGATATTTCGAAACAGCCGGATCATCGGGCGACGCTTTCAGCTTGTACAGGTTTTTTTTGGGGGTGGAAAAATTGTCGAAGTGTCGACCTTTCGCTGTCAAAGTGAGTTTGAAGTGGATGGCGAGGATGCTGTGCTTCCGTCCAATAATATCTTTGGTGATTCTGCAGAAGATGCATTTCGACGCGATTTAACCATAAATGCCCTGTTCTATGAGATTGAGACATTTACGGTTATCGACCATGTCGGTGGCGTCAAAGATCTCAACGATAAAATCGTGCGTCTTATTGGTGATCCGCAGCGCAGGATAATTCGAGATCCGGTACGGATGATGCGGGTTATTCGACATGCTGCTCGGGCCTCTTTTGAAATTGACCCTGAAACCTTTGTGGCTATCTGTCAGCATCGCGACAAACTGCTTTTATGTCCTGTCTCCAGGATACGCGACGAGCTGTTTAAAGATCTGAGTGGAGGGGCTTGTCGACGTTGGGCTGAACTGGCAATTGCCAGCGGCTTGTTTTTTGTGATTTTTCCTTTTTGCAAGAAAGTGATGGCGGATGGCCCTGATGCTCAGAAGCATTGCAAGTTTCTGTATGATATGCTCGATGTGGTAAACAGGTTAGTTGTTGAGGGGCGGGTGGTGCCGGAGGATCTGATTTTATCAGCACTTTTCTTGCCGTGGGCCTTGAGTGAACCCGATCTTATGGCTGTGAAAACGCAAAAGGATTCATATCTTTTATCACGCAGGTTGCGCGATAGTTTCGCAGAGGCACTTTCGTATCTTAACGTTAAACGAAGCCTGCTGGACTCCGTTTCTCGAGGCATTGCAACCTTGCCGCTTATTGTGAACCTCAAAGATGGCAAGGTCTGGCCGAAGTGGCTGAAAAAGAAGAGCTATTTTGAAGACGGACTGTTGCTGTATCAGATGTATAACGAGGCTATTGGTGCAAAAACGCTCCCATCTTCCGAGCTCAAACTTAAAGCCGATGAAGATCGGAGCGAGCCAACTTTTATCAAGAAGAGTTTTGCGCGTAGTGGTGGCCCCCGTGGTGTTGCTTTTGCTCCGTCTACTGTCGGTGGTGTTTTTGGATTTCGGAAAAAATAAGCCTTACTATGACTACTGTCGATCTTGAAACTCTTCGTGCTAAATCGTGTCGCGAATTAATGTCCATTGCCCTGGATGTGAAACTCCGACATCGCGGCAGCCAATTTTCTCTTTGCAGTATTATTAACGCCAAATCGGGTCAATGCAGTGAGAACTGCCGTTTTTGTGCCCAGTCCGCGCATTTCAAGACCGAAGCCCCTGTCTATCCTCTGCTGGATAAAAAAACTATCCTGAAAGCTGCCAGACAGGCTAAGGAAGACAAGGCGCAGCATTTTTCCATCGTTACCAGTGGTCGGGGGCTTAATTCCGCCGACGTCAAAAAGGTGGCTGAGATTATTTCAGCAATTAGAAGTGACGTTGGTATTGCAGTCTGTTCGTCTTTGGGGATATTAAAGAAAGAAGATTTCTTGATATTAAAAGAGGCTGGAATGACTCGTTATCACCATAATCTCGAGACGTCAAAAGAGTTCTTTCCACAGATAGTAACAACGCATAGTTTTGATGAACGAGTTGATACTATTGTTGCGGCGCAGGAAGTCGGCATAGAGGTCTGTTCGGGCGGTATTTTTGGTTTGGGAGAAACAGAGGTGGATCGCATCTCTATGGCACTGACACTGCGAGAGTTACATGTGGATTCGGTGCCTATTAATATCCTGATTCCTCTGCCAGGAACTCCGCTTGCCGGACAGCAGCCTCTGAAATCTGAGGAGATCCTGCGGTCAATTGCCTTGTATCGAATAATTCTCCAAGACATTCCTGTGCGGTTGGCGGCTGGGCGTGA
Encoded proteins:
- a CDS encoding nitronate monooxygenase, with protein sequence MKLPSLTIGQYTAPIPLIQGGMSIRVSTAALCAPVADCGGIGVIGGSAIPVAELQADIRKAKKATKGIIAVNIMYAMKDFHELVMGSIEAGVDIIVTGAGFSRDIFKIGREHNVPIVSIVSSPSFAKLAERLGAAAIIVEGKEAGGHLGTDKSLRTIFPDIRAVVKNIPLIAAGGISDGYEMAEMMDTYGADGVQIATRFVMTKECDVSPEFKQAFVNAGKDDVGLMHSPVGMPGRAIRNKFIERLSAGDKSLRPEECQFKCLRKCDYVYCINDRLTRSAIGGDVDGGLIFSGEKVYKFNEIISVQEVFDQFVSQAESVYKESI
- a CDS encoding poly(A) polymerase — translated: MPLNSSIDSAELVRKPLIIPRSEHTISRKQIDREALKVLYRLRDEGYIAYLVGGGVRDILLGKVPKDFDISTNAKPAQIRKIFRNSRIIGRRFQLVQVFFGGGKIVEVSTFRCQSEFEVDGEDAVLPSNNIFGDSAEDAFRRDLTINALFYEIETFTVIDHVGGVKDLNDKIVRLIGDPQRRIIRDPVRMMRVIRHAARASFEIDPETFVAICQHRDKLLLCPVSRIRDELFKDLSGGACRRWAELAIASGLFFVIFPFCKKVMADGPDAQKHCKFLYDMLDVVNRLVVEGRVVPEDLILSALFLPWALSEPDLMAVKTQKDSYLLSRRLRDSFAEALSYLNVKRSLLDSVSRGIATLPLIVNLKDGKVWPKWLKKKSYFEDGLLLYQMYNEAIGAKTLPSSELKLKADEDRSEPTFIKKSFARSGGPRGVAFAPSTVGGVFGFRKK
- the bioB gene encoding biotin synthase BioB encodes the protein MTTVDLETLRAKSCRELMSIALDVKLRHRGSQFSLCSIINAKSGQCSENCRFCAQSAHFKTEAPVYPLLDKKTILKAARQAKEDKAQHFSIVTSGRGLNSADVKKVAEIISAIRSDVGIAVCSSLGILKKEDFLILKEAGMTRYHHNLETSKEFFPQIVTTHSFDERVDTIVAAQEVGIEVCSGGIFGLGETEVDRISMALTLRELHVDSVPINILIPLPGTPLAGQQPLKSEEILRSIALYRIILQDIPVRLAAGRESALQDFLSSAFMAGADGMMIGGYLTERGRPTAKDLEFVQQMQRLWEC